Genomic DNA from Sphingomonas hankookensis:
GCGGTCCGCGCCTATCATGCGGAGAAGGAACGCTAATCGCTTTGCGATACGGCCGAGGTGCGATTTGACGTGCTTTGAGCCGGGAATGTTGTAAAACGGCAACTATGGTTGCAGCGTTAACGGAACCGAAGCGCGCCACATCGATCCCGGCGCAGTGGTTCCCGGCGATCGAGGTCGCCGTATTGGGGGCGGTGATCGCCGTCGGTGTCGGCAGCTATCTGCTGTTCGACGGATCGCAGAGCACGCGGGGCCAGTTGCCGACGCCGTCGCTGATGGCGCTGGTGCTGATCGCGAACCTGATCCCCGCCATGGCGCTGCTGGTGCTGGTCGGCCGGCGGATCGCGATGCGCCGCGCCGCCCGGTCGCAGATTGGCGGTACGGGGACGCTTCACGTCCGGCTTGTCGCGCTGTTCTCGATCCTCGCCAGCGTACCGATGCTGCTGGTCACCATCGTCGCGTCGTTCCTGTTCCAATATGGCGTCGAATTCTGGTCCTCGCCACGTGCGCGCGGCATTTTCGAGAATGCCCAGGTACTGGCGCAGTCGTCCTACAATGAATTTCTCGATGCGGTTGACGGTCAGAACGTCGCGGTCGCCTCCGACATTCGTCGCATGCTGCTGAATAATCGCTACTCGATCGACAGCGACGAATTCCGCCTGCTGTACCAGAACAGCATCGTGTTCCGCTCGCTGAGCGATTCGGTGGTATTCGAGATTCCGCCCGACGGCCGCCCGCGTTCGCTGGCGTCTGCCTCGATCTACGAAGGCCCGTTGCGCTGGAGCATCGATCCGAAGTCGATCGCTGCCCTGCGCGCCGGCAAGCCCAGCTATGTCAGCGTCCGCAACCGGCAGGTGCAGTCGGTAACGCGGGTGATGGACACGCCTTATTATGTCTATTCCGCACGCGACATCGACCTCGCGACTTATACCGAACGTCTCAGCCGCACCCGTGCGATCCTGTCCGATTACGACGCGCTACTTGCCCGCTCCCGCAGCGTCCAGCTCCGCCTGAACATCGCACTGTTCGTCGTCTCGCTCATCATCGTCGGCCTCGCCGTCTTCGTGGCGCTAGCCGTCGCCGACCGCCTCGTCCGCCCGGTCGGCGCGCTGGTCGGCGCCGCCCGCCGCGTGGCCGGGGGCGACCTGTCGGCGCGCGTGCCTGAGCCAAACGGCACACGACAGAAGGACGAGATCGGCACGCTGGCCAGCGCCTTCAACAGCATGACCGAACGGTTGCAGGAACAGACCGGCGAACTCGTCGCCGCCAACGCCCAGATCGACAGCCGCCGCGCCCTGATCGAGGCGGTCATGTCGGGCGTCAGCGCCGGCGTCGTCTCGGTCGGCCCCGACCGTACGATCAAGCTCGTCAACAGCTCGGCCACCGCGCTGCTCAAGACCGGCAACACCCCGCTGGTCGGCCGTCCGCTGGGCGATGTCGCCCCCGAACTCGACGCGCTGCTGGGCGGCGAGACGCAGGACGCGATCATCCAGCTGGCGTCGGGTGGCGAGGCCAAGACGCTCGCCGTCCGCATCACTCGCGACGATGGCCAACACATCCTGACCTTCGACGACATCACCCAGCAGCTGCTCGACCAGCGCCGCGCCGCCTGGTCCGACGTTGCCCGTCGCATCGCGCATGAGATCAAGAACCCGCTGACCCCGATTCAGCTCGCCGCCGAACGGCTCCAGCGCCGCTATGGCACCAAGCTGACCGAAGACGATGGCACCTTCGCCCGCCTGACCGAGACGATCGTCCGACAGGTCGGTGACCTGCGCCGCATGGTCGACGAATTCTCGTCCTTCGCGCGGATGCCGAAGCCCGTATTCCGCCACGAATCGATCGCCGAGCTCGCCCGGCAGAGCCTGTTCCTGCACGAGGTTGCGCATCCCGACATCGATTTCGCGCTCGAATCCGCCGGCGCCGCGCCGCTCGTCTGCGACCGTCGCCAGCTGGGACAGGCACTCACCAACATCGTCAAGAACGCGACCGAAGCCGTCGCCGCCCGTCCCGAAGGCGCCCCCCGCGGCCGGATCGAAATGGACGTCCGTTACGATGCGCAGGGGCGGATGCACATCGATACCAGCGACAACGGCATCGGCCTGCCGATCGAGCGCGATCGCATCGCCGAACCCTATATGACCACGCGCAAGGGCGGCACCGGCCTCGGCCTCGCCATCGTTCGCAAGATCGTCGAAGAACATTTCGGAACCATATCGTTCGCCGACCGTCCCGGTGGAGGGACGATCGTATCGATCATCTTCGATCCCGCGATCCTGGCCGCGCTGGCCGGGACCGGGACAGCGGAAGATGACGATTCACAGGAGGTTACAACGCGCCACCCCATGCTTACCCGGACCGGAACGCCCGCATGAAGCTCGACATTCTCGTCGTCGACGACGAAACCGACATCCGTGAACTCGTCGCCGGCGTTCTGGAGGACGAAGGCTATGAGACGCGCGGCGCGGCTGACAGCGATGCCGCACTCGAAGCGGTGGCCCAGCGGCGTCCATCGCTGGTGCTGCTCGACGTGTGGCTGCAGGGTTCGCGCCTCGACGGGCTTGAGTTGCTCGACGAGTTGAAGGCGCGCGATCCGTCGTTGCCGGTGCTGGTCATTTCCGGCCATGGCAATATCGATACCGCCGTCGCCGCGATCCGGCGCGGCGCCGTCGACTTCATCGAAAAGCCGTTCGAGGCAGAACGGCTGCTCTTCCTCGTCCAGCGTGCGACCGAAACCGAGCGCCTGCGGCAGGAGGTCGCGTCGCTGCGTGCCTCGGCCGGCCGCGAGGACGACCTGACCGGCAGCTCGACCGCGATCAACAGCGTCCGCGCAACGCTGAAGCGCGTCGCCGGCACCGGTAGCCGCGTGCTCATCACCGGCGGGGCAGGGGTCGGCAAGGAAGTCGCCGCCCGGCTGCTCCATGGATGGAGCCAGCGGGCACAGGCGCCATTCGTCATCGTCAGCGCGGCGCGCATGACGCCCGAACGTGTCGACGAAGAACTGTTCGGCGTAGAGGAGGGCGGCAATCTCGTCCGGCCCGGCCTGCTCGAACAGGCGCATGGCGGGACGCTGTTCCTCGACGAAATCGCCGACATGCCGATCGCGACCCAGGCGCGTATCCTGCGGGTGCTGACCGACCAGAGCTTTACCCGCGTCGGCGGCACGCGGGTCGTGAAGGTCGATGTCCGCGTCGTCTCGGCGACCGCGCGCGATCTTCAGCAGGAGATCATCGACGGCAATTTTCGCGAGGATCTCTATTACCGCCTCAACGTGGTGCCGGTGCAAATCCCCTCGCTGGCCGAACGGCGTGAGGATATCCCCCCGCTGGTCGAACATTTCGTCGCGCATTACGCCAACGAACGCCGGGTCCAGACGCCGGAGGTCGCGCCCGACGCAATGATCGCGCTGCAAAGCTATGAATGGCCGGGCAATGTCCGCCAGCTGCGCAACGTCGTCGAACGCACCGTCATTCTGGCACCGGGCAACCGTATCGCGCGGATCGATATCGATCTGTTGCCGCCCGAAGTGCTCGGCTCGGCAGGCGACGGGGCGGGGGGCGCCACCGCCAGTGCGATCATGGGATCGCCGCTGCGCGAGGCACGGGAGTCGTTCGAACGCGAATATCTGCGGGTTCAGATCCGCCGCTTTTCGGGCAATATTTCGCGCACCGCGACCTTCATCGGCATGGAACGCTCTGCGCTGCACCGCAAATTGAAGCTGCTCGGCATTACCGAAACGCGCGGCGACGAATAGCGCCGTTCGAACCATTGCGGCGGCGCGGGGTAGGGCCTAAATTACTGGCTCCGCGCCACAGGGGTGCGGCAACCGGGTGACGGTTAAAGACACTCAGCGGGAAATTCCCGCCAAGAACAAGGGCAAGTCATGGCCGAACGGCAAGGGTCGCTTCAGGACCTGTTTCTCAACTCGCTACGCCGGTCGAAGACGCCGGTCACGATGTTCCTCGTCAAGGGCGTGAAGCTCCAGGGGATCGTGACGTGGTTCGACAATTTTTCGGTGTTGCTGCGCCGCGACGGACAGTCGCAGCTGATTTACAAGCACGCCATCTCGACGATCATGCCCGCCGGCCCGACCGACCTGTCGTCGGTGATCGAGGCCGCGGCGGAGAATACGTCGAAGCACGCACCGCTGCAGGAAATCTTCCTCAACGCCGTGCGCAAGGCGCAGGAAAACGTCACCATGTTCCTGGTCAACGGCGTGATGTTGCAGGGCCAGATCGCGGCGTTCGACCTGTTCTGCATGCTGCTCCAGCGCGAAGGCATGTCGCAGCTGGTGTATAAGCATGCCGTATCGACCATTCAGCCGGCCAATCCGCTGAACCTTGCCGAGGAACAGGCATCGGGAGCGGACGAGGCTTGAGCACCGGTTTCGACCGCGACGCACAGGAGTTCACCCGCGGCGCTTCGGCGATCGTCGTCCTGCCCGACATGGGCGGGTCGGCGCGCGATGCCGATGCCCGGTTGGAGGAAACCGCCGGCCTAGCCCTCGCTATCGGGGTCGACGTCCGACACCGCGTGCCCTTCCGCGTCCGCGCCCCCAAGCCCGGCACGCTGATCGGCAGCGGACAGGTCGATCAACTGGCGCAGATGGTACGCGACGAGGATCTGCAACTCGCGGTCTTCGACGCGGCGCTGACGCCGGTGCAACAGCGCAACCTCGAAACCGCGCTGGGTTGCAAGGTCATCGATCGGACCGGGCTGATCCTCGAAATCTTCGGCGAACGCGCGCGCACGGCCGAGGGGCGGTTGCAGGTCGAACTCGCCCACCTCGACTATCAGGCCGGTCGCCTGGTCCGTAGCTGGACCCACCTTGAGCGGCAACGCGGCGGTTTCGGTTTTCTCGGCGGTCCCGGTGAAACCCAGATCGAGGCGGATCGCCGCCTGATCCGCGACCGGATGGCGCGGCTGCGGCGCGAACTGGATGCGGTTTCGCGCACCCGGACGCTGCACCGGGACCGGCGGCAGCGTGCCCCGTGGCCGGTCGTCGCGCTGGTCGGCTACACCAATGCCGGCAAATCGACATTGTTCAACCGCCTGACCGGGGCGGACGTGATGGCGGAAAACCTGCTCTTCGCAACGCTCGACCCGACGCTGCGGCAGGTTTCGCTGCCTGGCATCGACAAGGCGATCCTGTCGGACACGGTGGGTTTCGTTTCCGACCTGCCGACTCAGCTCGTTGCGGCGTTCAAGGCCACGCTCGAAGAGGTGGTGTCGGCCGACCTGCTGATTCACGTCCGCGACGTTGCGCATCCCGACACGGCGGCGCAAGCGTCGGATGTGGAGGCGGTGCTGCGCGAGATCGGGGTCGACGACACGACCCCGCGGATCGAGGCGTGGAACAAGCTCGACCTGTTGAGCGAGGACGACCGCACCGAGATGCTGGGGGAGGCGGCGCATCGCGAGGATATCGTCGCCTTGTCCGCGCTGACCGGGGAGGGCGTGGATCGCCTGATCCGCACCGTCGGCGACCGGCTGACCGAAGGGCATCGCCGTTACCGCATCGCGCTGGCACCCGAAGACGGTGCCAGTGCCGCATGGCTCCATGCCCATGGTGAAGTGACCGATCATTGGGTCGACGACGACCGTGCATTCTACGATGTGCGAATGGCGCCGGCCGATTATGATCGGTTTCTCACCCGATAGGGCCGCGCTCCATATTCTGGTTCCCGGGGACTTATCCCCCGGGGAAACGTTTCTTCTCCATCGGCGACAAAGGTTACGCTGGATGGGGAAGGGGCCTCTAAACGCCCGGATTCATCCGACGAAAAGGGCAGGAGTCCGCCAGAGTCCGAAAAACGCCCTTCAGGACTCGACAGGCGCGTGCCCGATGCTAGCTATCGGGCGCCGCATCAGCGACTCTACGGCCGAATTTCCTGAAATCGCTGGAAATTTCGTCAGGGAAGGGGGCTGATCTTCGCCCGGACCCACGCTTCTTCCAATTCCGCCAGCGTTCGGTCGCCGAAGTTTGCATCCTCGGCTTCCATCGCCGCGAACCGTCGTTCGAACTTCGCGTTGGCAGCACGCAACGCCGCTTCCGGATCGATACCCAGATGCCGCGCCCAGTTGACGACGGAGAACAGCAGGTCGCCGACCTCCTCCATCCGGTCGGCATCACTCGCCGCCTCCACCTCCGCCAGTTCCTCGTCGATCTTGGCTCGCGGCCCCGCCGCATCGGGCCAATCGAACCCGACCCGCGCCGCCCGCTTCTGCAACTTTTCCGCTCGCGCCAATGCCGGCAGGCCCAGCGCGACGCCGGCCAACGCGCCGCCCTGTCCGGTCTTCTCCCGACGCTCCGCCGCCTTGACCTGCTCCCACAGATGGTGACCGCCAACTTCGGCGTCCCCGAAGATATGCGGGTGCCGCCGCTCCATCTTGTCGCTGATCGCATCGACCACGTCGCCGAGATCGAACAGCCCGGCTTCTTCCGCGATCCGGCTGTGGAACACCACTTGCAGCAACAGGTCGCCCAGTTCGTCCTTCAGATCGGTCATGTCGCCGCGCGCGATGGCGTCGGCCACCTCATAAGCCTCCTCGATGGTGTACGGCGCGATGGTTTCGAACGTCTGGACCCGATCCCATTCGCATCCGCGCTCCGGATCACGCAGCCGCGCCATGATTCCGACGATGCGACCAACGATATCCCGCGGCGGAGCGACCAAGTCGCCACCATCCCCCGCGGCCGCCGGATCGGTCTGTCCAACCTCTGTGCAAACTTCCGCAACAGCATGTTGCCCGGCGGTGGTTGTTGCAAGGGCGGCACGATCGATATCCGCCCGCGTGCTAACGTCGGAACCGAAATGCCGGCCGGTAGCTCCGGTGGCACCATCGTCGCCACCACCACCGGACGCCGGACCGGCGCTATGACGGATATCCCGGTCAGAAATACCGTCCGTCGCACGCGCGTCACGCGTCATGTGAATGCCATCGTGCCCGGTTTCGACACCCATCTATCATATTCCGATAATAAACATTATGTAAAATCATATCGGTTTCTCGGCTTCGAGGACCAACGTTCCGCGTACCACTCGCCAACTTCCGAGCCGCGACAGGAAATTCATACCTACCACGTCCAGTTCACCGAAGGTCGGCGAAATCACCACTGGCAAGTCCCGCGTTTCGAGCGAGCCGATCCGCACCGTCTCGATCCGCCCGCGTGCTGCCTGGATCGTCCCGTTCGCCGTCGACAGTATCACCGGCGGCACCCGTCGCGGCGTCACACCGATCGCCCGCGCGGTCGCTTCGGAGATCGCCGTGGACGTCGCACCACTGTCGATCAGCATCCGGCGCTCGACTCCATTGAGCTGCGCCACCGCCCAGAAATGGCCATCGACCGACTGTCGGATACGCACGGTATCGCCCTCGACGCTTTGCTCGGCAACACCTAGCTGTTCTCCCATCGTTCCCGCCAATTCAGTAATGCGCTCGCGATTGCTGAACGCGACGTACAGGATCGCCACGATCACCGCCCAGCCGAACAGCGACCGAACGACCACGCCAGCCGAGGGCCGTCGTGCCAGCAGCGACGATAACGGCAGGATCAGCATCATCAGGCCGAGCACGACGTAGATCGCCCGATTGTCGGTCACGGGACCAATTCCATCCCGTCATAGCCGGGCTCGACACCGTCCGGCAGGCTGTCACGCAGCGTCGCATAGTCCATCGAATGATCCATGTGGATCAGGACGGTCCGACCTGCCCTGCAGTTCCGCGCGAATTTAATGGCTTGGTCAAGCGAAGGATGCGTCGGGTGCGGCGCGACGCGAAGGGCGTCGACGACCAGAATGTCGACATCGCGGTAGAGTTCGAGCATTTCCGGCGTCACGTTGCTGAAATCGGTAGCATAGCCGATCGAAGCCCGATCGCTGTCGAACCGCAATCCGGCGGATTCGATCGATCCGTGCGGCTGATCGGTACACCGAACCGTAATCGAGCCGATGGTCAGTTCGTCGGGCAGCAAGGCGCCGGCGACCGTAGCGCGATACCCTGCCCGACCCGCGAACACATAATCGAACCGCGATGTCAGGCTCGCCAATGTGGCTGCGCGCGCATAGCCCGCCACAGGCGCACGGGCGTTGTGGAACAGCTGTCGCAGGTCGTCGATGCCGTGGCAATGATCGGCGTGGTCGTGCGTCCACAGCACGGCGTCGACGGTCGCGACATTGGCGGCAAGCAGTTGTTCACGCATGTCGGGGCCGGTATCGATCAGGATGCGCGACCCGGCATGTTCGACCAACGCCGACACGCGCGTCCGACGATTGCGCGGTTCGGCGGGGTCGCAGGCCCCCCAGTCGTTTCCGATCCGCGGCACGCCGGACGACGTGCCCGAGCCGAGGATACGGATCTTCATGCCAGCGTCTTGGCAAAGAGACGGTGAAAATTCCCGCGGGTCGCGTCAGCCAGATGCTCCGGTTCCTCGCCACGCAATTGCGCCAGGAAGCGGCAGGTGTCGGCGACGAACGCCGGCTCGCCGGGCTTCCCGCGATGCGGCACCGGCGCCAGGAACGGCGCATCGGTTTCGATCAGCAGTCTTTCGAGCGGCAGGTCACGGGCGACCGCCTGCAAGCTCAGCGCGCTCTTGAACGTCACGATGCCGGAAATCGAGATGTAAAAGCCGAGGTCGAGCGCGATGCGGGCGAGTTCGGCCGAACCGGTGAAACAGTGGAGGACGCCGGGAAAGGCCCCCTTCCCCAGCTCGTCCCGCAGGATCGCGGCGGTATCTGCCTCGGCGTCGCGCGTGTGGACGACGATTGGTATCCTGGTTTCGCGGCAGGCGGCCAGATGGGCGCGGAAGCTGCGTTGCTGGGCGGCGCGGTCGCTATGGTCGTAATAATAGTCGAGGCCGCTTTCGCCGATGCCGACGACGCGGGGATGCGCAGCGGCGGCGATCAGGCGGTCGGTATCGACGTGCGGGTGCTCGTCGGCCTCATGCGGATGGATGCCGATCGTCGCCCAGACATCGGGTTCGCGCTCGGCGGTGCCGATCACCGCATCCCACTCGCTTTCGCGCGTCGAGATGTTGAGCATCGCCACGACGCCGGCAGCGCGCGCCCGTGCCAGCACCTCCTCCGAGGCATCGGCGACACCCTTGTAGTTCAGATGGCAGTGGCTGTCGGCCAGCTTCATGCGGGTTCGACCTCGGCAAGCGCCAGTCGCGGGAAGATCGGCGTCGGCGGCGCGATGCGGAACCCGGCGCCCTGCTGTTCGCCATACCAGCCATGATCGCCAAGCGCCTCATGCCCCCTGCCCGACTGCCCCAACTGCGCCAACAGGGCGGCAGCCGAGGCCGGAACCACCGGTTCGATGGCGATGGCGAGATCGCGGATCGCGCGGACCAGCGTGCCGAGAACGGCATGCATCCGCTCCGGATCGGTCTTGCGCAGCGCCCACGGCGCCTGCACGTCGATATACTGGTTGCAGGCGAAGACACCGCGCATCCACGCCTCCAGCGCCTGCCCCAGCGCCAGTTCGGCAAAGGCGGAGCGGTAGCCGTCGATCGCCTCACCCACGGCCGTCAACAGCGCGGCATCGGCGGGATCACCCCGCCCCTCGTCCGGCAGCGCGCCTTCCAAATTCTTGGCGATGAACGACAGGGTGCGCTGGGCAAGGTTGCCGAAACTGTTGGCGAGATCGCTGTTGGCGCGCGCGACGATCGCCTCGTCCGAGAAGGTGCCGTCCTGCCCGAAGCTGATGTCGCGCAGCAGGAAATAACGCAGCGCATCGACGCCATAGAGTTCGGCGAGCTTGATCGGGTCGACCACATTGCCAGTCGACTTCGACATCTTTTCGCCCCGGTTCAGCAGGAAGCCATGGCCGAACACCTTATGCGGCAAGGGCAGCTTCGCCGACATCAGGAAGGCGGGCCAATAGACCGCGTGGAAGCGGACGATGTCCTTGCCGATCAGGTGCAGCGCCGCCGGCCAGTAATGGTTCGGCGCATCGGGATAACCCGCCCCGGTCAGATAATTGGTCAGCGCGTCGACCCAGACATACATGACATGGCCGGGACTGTCGGGGATCGGCACGCCCCAGTCGAAGCTGGTGCGCGATACCGACAGATCGGTCAGTCCGCCTTCGACGAAGCGCAGCACTTCGTTACGACGGCTTTCCGGCTGGATGAAGTCCGGGTTGGCCGCGTAGAAATCGAGCAACGGCTGCTGATAATTCGACAGGCGGAAGAACCACGTCTCCTCGGCGGTCCATTCGACCGGCGTACCCTGCGGCGACAGGCGTACCCCGCCCTCCCCGTCGGTCAGTTCCTTTTCCTCGTAAAAGGCTTCGTCGCGGACCGAATACCAGCCCTCATACCGGTCGAGGTAGAGGTCGCCGGCATCGCGCATCGCGGTCCAGATCGCCTGCGAAGCGGCATAATGCTGCGGCTCGACGGTACGGATGAACCGATCGCACGAAATGTTCAGAATGCCCACCATGTCACGAAAATACCCGGACATTTCGTCCGCGAGATCGCGAACCTCGACGCCGCGGTCGCGTGCGGTCTTGACCATTTTCAGACCGTGTTCGTCGGTCCCGGTCTGAAAGAAGACGTCGCGTCCGGCCTGCCGCTGGAAGCGGGCGATCGCGTCGGCGGCGATCATTTCATAGGCATGGCCGATATGCGGCCGGCCGTTCGGGTAATGGATCGCGGTGGTGATGTAGAATGGATCGGACATGGTCCGAGCCTCTAGGCGATCCCGCGCCCCGGCGCCAGTCGTGCGACGAGGCCCGCCATTTCGAAGACGGTCGTTTCCGCCACCAGTGACAGCGCAGGTGCCATCGCCGCCAGTGACCGCGCCTTGTCATAGGCGTCCAGCGCATCGCGCAGCCCCGGTCCGGTTCGGGTACGGGCAGTCGCGGCGATCAGCGCCGGAGCCCGGTCGAGAAAGACCGAATAACGCGGCTGCGCGGTCTTGCCGGCGAGCGACTTGGCAAGGCGCGAGCGGATGCGGTTGTCGGTATCGCCGGTCGCGGCGATTTCCGACAGGTCGCGGTCGAGCGCCGCCACCGACAGCCCGGCATAGGCCAGCGCGCGGCCCGGCGATCCGTCGGCCGCTGCGACCAGTGCCGCGACCTCCGCCGCTTCGATCTCCGGAATGTGCGTGCGGACGACTGCCGCCACCTGATCGTCGGTCAGCGGGTCGAACCGCAACTGGCGACAGCGCGAGCGGATCGTCGGGAGCAATCGACCGGGCGAATGGCTGACCAACAGGAAGATCGTGCCGACCGGCGGCTCCTCCAGATTCTTGAGCAGCGCGTTGGCGCCGGGGCGCTCCAGGTCGTCGATCGCGTCGATCACGATCACCCGCCGCGACGACAGCGCCGGCTTGGTCGCGAACATCGGTTGCAGGGTGCGAACCTCATCGATCTTGATGCTGCGGGCAATGTCCTGATCGGGCTTGTCCGGGTCCTTGGGAAGGCGGACAAGCTCGCGATAATCGGGATGGGCGCCGGCCGCCATCAACTGCGCGACCCGGTGATCCTCGGCAATCTCTCCGCGCATCCGGCTGCGACCGTCGAGCGCCGTCGCGAGCAGCCGCAGCGCCATTTCGCGCGCGAACATGCCCTTGCCGACCCCTTCGGGACCGGTCAGGAGCCACGCGTGATGGAGGGCGGTGCCGTCCGCCGCTGCGGCAAAGGCGTCGCGCGCGGCATCATTGCCGATCAGCCTCACGGCAACAGGTCGGCTATCGCGTCGATCAGGCGCTGCGTGACCTGCTCGACCCGCCCCGACGCGTCGATCCGGCGGACCCGATCGGCCTCGTCGCGCGCGATACGGTCGAAGGTCGCCGCGACCGAGCGGTGAAACCCATCGTCGCGCGCGGCGAACCGATCGGCCGCGCCGCCGTCACGCGCCTGCGCCCGCCGATCCCCCTCACCATCGGGAAGCGTCAGCAGCAGCGTCCGGTCGGGCAGCAAGCCGCGCGATCCGAAGCCGTGCAGCGCGAGGATGGCGGCGTCGTCGATCCCCTGTGCCCCCTGATAGGCGCGCGTGCTGTCGATGAAGCGGTCGCAGATGACCCAGCTGCCCGCATCCACCATCGGCCGGATGCGCTTTTCGACATGGTCGGCGCGCGCGGCGGCGAACAGCAGCGCTTCGGCATGCGCGCTCCACCGCCGGACATCGCCCTGCATCAGCAGGTCGCGGATCGCCTCCGCGCCCTCGCTGCCGCCCGGCTCGCGCGTCAGCACCACATGGATGCCGCGCGTCTCCAGTGCCGCCGCAAGGGCGCGGGCCTGGGTCGATTTGCCGACCCCTTCCCCGCCCTCCAGCGTCAGGAACCGGCCCGCACTCAAGCGAACAGCGAGGTCAGGCTTGCCCAGACGCGACCGAAGAAGCCGGCTTCGGCCACGTCCTTTTCGGCGACCAGCGGCATGCGCTGTTCCCCGGTGTCGGGCGATGCGATGACCAGATCGGCGATATGCTGCCCCTTGGCGATCGGTGCCTTGATCGGACCGGTATAGACCACCTTCGCTGTGATCGGGCTGTTGGTTCCGGCCGGCATGGTCACGGTCAGCGCACGCGGCGCAACCAGGCCGACAGTCGCGGAGTCGCCCAGCTGAACCTCAGCCGTTTCGACGCGCTTGCCGGCGGCGACGATCGGACGTGCACGCCAGGCCCCGAAGCCCCAGTTCATGAACTTTACCGATTCCGCGATCCGCTGGTTCGAGCTGGTCAGCCCGGCCAGCACCATCACCAGACGGCGACCGTCCTGTTCCGCCGATCCGGTGAAGCCATAGCCGGCTTCCTCGGTATGGCCGGTCTTCAGCCCGTCGGCGCCCCGGACGCGGCCGAGCAGCGGGTCGCGGTTCGCCTGGGTAATCGCGGCGCCTTCGCCCAGCGTCTTGCCCCAGGTGAAATCGGTCTTGGAGTAGAATTTCTTGTACAGCTGCGGATGGTTCTGGATCGTCGCGGTGGCGAGCTTCGCCAGATCGCGCGCGGTCA
This window encodes:
- the metG gene encoding methionine--tRNA ligase, whose amino-acid sequence is MSDPFYITTAIHYPNGRPHIGHAYEMIAADAIARFQRQAGRDVFFQTGTDEHGLKMVKTARDRGVEVRDLADEMSGYFRDMVGILNISCDRFIRTVEPQHYAASQAIWTAMRDAGDLYLDRYEGWYSVRDEAFYEEKELTDGEGGVRLSPQGTPVEWTAEETWFFRLSNYQQPLLDFYAANPDFIQPESRRNEVLRFVEGGLTDLSVSRTSFDWGVPIPDSPGHVMYVWVDALTNYLTGAGYPDAPNHYWPAALHLIGKDIVRFHAVYWPAFLMSAKLPLPHKVFGHGFLLNRGEKMSKSTGNVVDPIKLAELYGVDALRYFLLRDISFGQDGTFSDEAIVARANSDLANSFGNLAQRTLSFIAKNLEGALPDEGRGDPADAALLTAVGEAIDGYRSAFAELALGQALEAWMRGVFACNQYIDVQAPWALRKTDPERMHAVLGTLVRAIRDLAIAIEPVVPASAAALLAQLGQSGRGHEALGDHGWYGEQQGAGFRIAPPTPIFPRLALAEVEPA
- the tmk gene encoding dTMP kinase — translated: MSAGRFLTLEGGEGVGKSTQARALAAALETRGIHVVLTREPGGSEGAEAIRDLLMQGDVRRWSAHAEALLFAAARADHVEKRIRPMVDAGSWVICDRFIDSTRAYQGAQGIDDAAILALHGFGSRGLLPDRTLLLTLPDGEGDRRAQARDGGAADRFAARDDGFHRSVAATFDRIARDEADRVRRIDASGRVEQVTQRLIDAIADLLP
- a CDS encoding AAA family ATPase, which gives rise to MRLIGNDAARDAFAAAADGTALHHAWLLTGPEGVGKGMFAREMALRLLATALDGRSRMRGEIAEDHRVAQLMAAGAHPDYRELVRLPKDPDKPDQDIARSIKIDEVRTLQPMFATKPALSSRRVIVIDAIDDLERPGANALLKNLEEPPVGTIFLLVSHSPGRLLPTIRSRCRQLRFDPLTDDQVAAVVRTHIPEIEAAEVAALVAAADGSPGRALAYAGLSVAALDRDLSEIAATGDTDNRIRSRLAKSLAGKTAQPRYSVFLDRAPALIAATARTRTGPGLRDALDAYDKARSLAAMAPALSLVAETTVFEMAGLVARLAPGRGIA
- a CDS encoding D-alanyl-D-alanine carboxypeptidase family protein, coding for MRKIALSSIAAIAIATPGIAAAPPFETPAPVAFMTDLSSGATLYAKDADRRMPPASMAKMMTAYVAFDLIKKGELKLNDMATVSPETWKKWHGPQAGSTMFLSVNENVSVENLLYGIIVLSGNDACVVLAEKIAGSEEAFTNLMNQRAKELGLSNSHFGTSNGWPDEGRTYVTARDLAKLATATIQNHPQLYKKFYSKTDFTWGKTLGEGAAITQANRDPLLGRVRGADGLKTGHTEEAGYGFTGSAEQDGRRLVMVLAGLTSSNQRIAESVKFMNWGFGAWRARPIVAAGKRVETAEVQLGDSATVGLVAPRALTVTMPAGTNSPITAKVVYTGPIKAPIAKGQHIADLVIASPDTGEQRMPLVAEKDVAEAGFFGRVWASLTSLFA